One region of Dokdonia sp. 4H-3-7-5 genomic DNA includes:
- the pgi gene encoding glucose-6-phosphate isomerase, translating to MKSINPTTTAAWKALETHYKETKDTLLVDLFKDSARAEEFTIIWDSLYVDYSKNRITTKTRDLLVQLAEEVGLKEAIDSYFGGDAINATEDRAVMHTALRDEKSDAFAKEDVDEVKKSTELFTEKVISGKHKGATGKEITDVVNIGIGGSDLGPVMVVEALQFYKNHLTTHFISNVDGDHVMETIKDLNPETTLFVIVSKTFTTQETLSNATTVRKWFVDQLGEEAVGSHFVAVSTNEEAIASFGISSDNVFPMWNWVGGRFSLWSSVGLSIALAVGYKNFEGLLHGAFKMDEHFKNTSFDQNIPVITALLSVWYNNFYGAETEAVIPYSQYLHRLPAYLQQAIMESNGKSVDRNGDRVTYETGNIIWGEPGTNSQHAFFQLIHQGTKLIPADFIGFRKSLHGNQDHHDKLMANFFAQTEALMNGKTASQVEQDFEGSTLSRKRIEELTPFKVFEGNKPTTTILGEKLTPESLGSLVAMYEHKIFVQGVVWNIYSYDQWGVELGKQLAKKVLNEFSTGTSENHDNSTENLIKYYKE from the coding sequence ATGAAAAGTATAAACCCAACTACGACGGCAGCTTGGAAAGCATTAGAAACGCATTACAAGGAAACAAAAGATACGCTATTAGTAGATCTTTTTAAGGATAGTGCTCGTGCAGAAGAGTTCACAATCATTTGGGATTCTTTATATGTAGATTATAGTAAAAATAGAATCACAACAAAAACTCGAGATCTTCTTGTGCAACTTGCAGAGGAAGTTGGCTTGAAAGAGGCAATTGATAGTTATTTTGGAGGAGATGCAATAAACGCAACCGAGGATCGAGCAGTTATGCATACTGCATTACGTGATGAAAAGAGTGATGCCTTTGCTAAGGAAGATGTGGATGAGGTAAAGAAATCAACAGAACTATTTACAGAAAAAGTGATATCTGGTAAGCATAAAGGAGCTACTGGTAAAGAGATTACAGACGTTGTAAATATAGGAATAGGCGGTTCTGACCTGGGGCCAGTGATGGTTGTTGAGGCATTGCAGTTTTACAAAAACCATTTGACTACTCATTTTATATCAAATGTAGATGGTGATCATGTGATGGAGACTATTAAGGATCTTAATCCAGAAACAACGCTTTTTGTAATTGTATCAAAAACATTTACAACTCAAGAGACATTGAGTAACGCTACAACAGTAAGAAAGTGGTTTGTAGACCAACTAGGAGAAGAAGCAGTTGGCAGCCATTTTGTTGCAGTGTCAACAAATGAGGAAGCTATTGCTAGCTTCGGCATTTCTTCAGATAATGTATTTCCTATGTGGAACTGGGTGGGAGGACGCTTTTCTCTTTGGAGCTCAGTAGGCTTATCTATTGCGCTTGCTGTGGGGTACAAAAACTTTGAGGGTTTACTTCATGGTGCATTTAAAATGGATGAGCATTTTAAAAACACTTCATTTGATCAAAATATACCTGTGATAACTGCGCTTTTAAGTGTGTGGTATAATAATTTTTATGGTGCAGAGACAGAAGCTGTAATTCCTTACTCTCAGTACTTACATAGGCTTCCGGCATATTTGCAGCAAGCAATTATGGAAAGTAACGGGAAAAGTGTAGATCGCAACGGTGACCGCGTTACCTATGAAACTGGAAATATTATTTGGGGTGAACCTGGAACAAACTCACAACATGCATTTTTCCAATTGATACATCAGGGAACAAAATTAATCCCTGCAGATTTTATTGGTTTCAGAAAGTCACTTCACGGTAATCAAGATCACCATGATAAGCTTATGGCAAATTTCTTTGCACAAACAGAAGCACTCATGAATGGTAAGACGGCATCTCAAGTGGAGCAGGATTTTGAAGGTAGTACGCTTTCGCGAAAGCGTATAGAAGAACTTACCCCGTTTAAAGTTTTTGAAGGAAATAAACCTACTACCACTATTTTAGGGGAGAAGCTTACTCCAGAGAGCTTAGGGTCACTGGTAGCAATGTATGAGCATAAAATCTTTGTACAAGGTGTTGTCTGGAATATATACTCTTATGATCAGTGGGGAGTGGAGCTAGGGAAACAACTTGCAAAAAAAGTGCTTAATGAGTTTAGTACTGGAACAAGTGAAAATCATGATAATTCTACTGAGAATTTAATTAAATACTATAAGGAATGA
- a CDS encoding M23 family metallopeptidase, whose amino-acid sequence MNDNLFFVKYYHHYLLVFFSFLVFACGDATSDTVEDEEIYIAPPEVVKEYGYVLDDYIVERDTVQSGDSFGKILFDANVDYATIEEISDSVKSVFDTRRIRKGKPYVLLKSKDSLEAAQVFIYEQNREDYVVVDFQENVKAAAKKHPTTTYEREISGVINSNLSSTFDDLGVSVNVAYKMADIYAWTIDFFKLQKGDRFKAIYEERFVNDTIPAGVGKIKAVLFEHAGREIYAFRFANDSLAGGFDYFDENGDNLRRAFLKGPLKFNRISSRYNLKRRIKYYGYKLRPHKGTDFAGAIGTPILATADGVVTKSERRGGNGNYVKIRHNATYDTQYLHMQKRAVKVGQSVRQGDVIGTIGMTGNSGGPHVCYRFWKNGKQVDPFKEDLPASKPLDDHLKPIYDSIRKPLRRQLDNIPFMSEAEMEFAQQQAEEKQL is encoded by the coding sequence ATGAATGACAACTTATTTTTTGTGAAATATTACCACCACTATCTTTTAGTTTTTTTTAGTTTTTTAGTTTTTGCTTGCGGTGACGCTACCTCAGATACGGTAGAAGATGAAGAAATTTATATCGCGCCACCAGAAGTAGTTAAGGAGTACGGCTACGTGCTTGATGATTATATTGTAGAGCGAGATACCGTGCAATCTGGAGATAGTTTTGGGAAGATTCTTTTTGATGCAAATGTAGATTATGCTACAATTGAAGAAATTTCTGATTCTGTAAAATCAGTTTTTGATACGCGCCGTATTAGAAAAGGAAAGCCATACGTCTTACTTAAATCAAAAGATTCTCTTGAGGCCGCTCAGGTATTTATTTATGAGCAAAATAGAGAGGATTATGTTGTTGTCGATTTTCAAGAAAATGTAAAAGCAGCTGCAAAAAAGCATCCTACAACAACTTATGAGCGTGAGATTTCTGGAGTAATAAACAGCAATCTATCATCCACTTTTGATGATCTTGGAGTAAGTGTGAATGTCGCTTATAAAATGGCAGATATTTATGCGTGGACTATTGATTTCTTTAAGCTTCAAAAAGGAGATCGCTTTAAAGCAATATATGAAGAGCGCTTTGTAAATGATACTATTCCAGCAGGAGTAGGTAAAATTAAGGCTGTTCTTTTTGAACATGCGGGACGTGAGATTTACGCATTTAGATTTGCAAATGACTCGCTAGCTGGAGGTTTTGATTACTTTGACGAAAATGGAGACAACTTACGTCGTGCATTCTTAAAAGGGCCACTCAAATTCAATAGAATCTCATCTAGATATAACCTTAAGCGACGTATAAAATATTATGGCTATAAGTTACGCCCACATAAAGGTACTGACTTTGCTGGAGCTATAGGAACACCTATCCTTGCTACTGCAGATGGAGTGGTGACTAAATCTGAAAGACGTGGAGGTAACGGTAATTATGTAAAAATACGCCACAATGCTACTTATGATACGCAATACCTACACATGCAAAAAAGAGCTGTAAAAGTAGGTCAGTCTGTGCGTCAAGGAGATGTAATAGGAACTATAGGTATGACTGGAAATTCTGGTGGTCCTCACGTGTGTTATCGTTTTTGGAAAAATGGAAAACAAGTGGATCCTTTTAAAGAAGATCTTCCAGCATCAAAACCGCTAGATGACCACTTAAAACCTATTTACGATAGTATACGCAAGCCTCTCAGACGTCAACTAGATAATATCCCATTCATGTCTGAAGCAGAAATGGAATTTGCACAACAGCAAGCAGAAGAAAAACAACTATAA
- a CDS encoding tryptophan 2,3-dioxygenase family protein translates to MKKPIQPDIEKIINQLDDKYEKIDQDLDDHLEGLLQSKPITYWDYIHTDALLSLQLPRTSMPDENVFIMYHQVNELLFKMVLWEIEQVAHHPNLTVDFFSSRLGRISRYFDMLTSSFSIMQEGMDVEQYMKFRKTLTPASGFQSAQYRKIEFASTDLINLIDNRFRESIDRNTPYEHALEHLYWQAAGKDYHTGKKSYLLTAFEEKYKNDFVAFTKEYNTINLYARFKSLPQEVRENQKLRDAMRHYDYTVNVTWVMSHYHAANHYLNNGEKVVEATGGSEWTKYMHPKYQRRIFFPEVWTAEELANWGHDV, encoded by the coding sequence ATGAAAAAGCCCATTCAGCCAGACATAGAAAAAATTATCAATCAGCTTGATGATAAGTACGAGAAGATAGATCAAGATCTTGATGATCATCTTGAAGGATTACTGCAAAGTAAGCCTATCACTTATTGGGACTATATCCATACGGATGCATTATTAAGCCTGCAGTTGCCACGAACGAGCATGCCAGATGAAAATGTTTTTATCATGTATCATCAGGTTAATGAGTTACTTTTTAAAATGGTGCTATGGGAGATTGAGCAAGTAGCTCATCATCCTAACCTTACGGTAGATTTTTTTAGCTCTCGCTTAGGACGTATAAGTCGTTACTTTGATATGCTCACAAGTTCTTTCTCGATTATGCAAGAAGGAATGGATGTCGAGCAATACATGAAATTTAGAAAAACCCTTACTCCTGCCAGTGGTTTTCAAAGTGCACAGTATAGAAAAATCGAATTTGCAAGTACAGATTTAATAAATCTTATAGATAATCGCTTTCGCGAAAGCATAGACCGCAATACTCCGTACGAACATGCGTTAGAACATCTATATTGGCAAGCCGCCGGCAAGGATTATCATACTGGTAAAAAATCTTATTTGCTCACAGCCTTTGAAGAGAAGTATAAAAACGACTTTGTAGCGTTTACAAAAGAATATAATACTATAAATTTGTATGCCCGCTTTAAAAGTTTACCTCAAGAAGTCCGTGAGAATCAAAAGTTACGTGATGCTATGCGTCACTACGATTACACAGTAAATGTTACTTGGGTAATGTCTCATTATCATGCTGCAAATCACTACTTAAATAATGGTGAGAAAGTGGTAGAGGCAACAGGCGGAAGCGAATGGACAAAATATATGCACCCTAAATACCAGCGACGTATTTTCTTTCCAGAAGTCTGGACTGCAGAAGAGCTTGCAAACTGGGGGCATGATGTATAA
- a CDS encoding DUF3108 domain-containing protein has product MKSHNKYIPALLIMIVFLVSTAFMQAPVSNSVMKHKDTYQAGEWLKFRVHYGLLTGGYATIDIKDATYKGKPVHHIKGFGETTGIVGLAFGVEDYYESWVDKKTDLPYKFLRKIDEGGHTKNKVIEFDQVAHKAHINDLKRNKKTTIDTEPGIQDMVSAMYYLRNNLTTEELKAGDEVNLTMFFDGENYPFKMRFLERETIRTKFGKVKTLVFRPLVQSGRVFQEKESLTIWVSDDDNKIPLRIKAELSVGSLKADLDAYKGLKHPFEIVFD; this is encoded by the coding sequence ATGAAGTCACATAACAAATACATACCTGCCTTATTAATAATGATAGTATTTCTTGTGAGTACTGCCTTTATGCAGGCGCCAGTAAGTAATAGTGTTATGAAACACAAGGATACATATCAAGCGGGAGAATGGCTTAAATTTAGAGTGCACTATGGGCTACTCACAGGAGGTTATGCTACTATAGACATTAAAGATGCTACTTATAAAGGAAAGCCAGTGCATCACATTAAAGGTTTTGGTGAGACTACAGGTATTGTGGGTTTAGCTTTTGGTGTAGAGGACTATTATGAGAGTTGGGTAGATAAAAAGACAGATTTGCCATATAAGTTTTTACGTAAAATAGATGAGGGTGGTCACACCAAAAATAAAGTTATAGAGTTTGATCAAGTGGCACATAAAGCACATATAAACGATTTAAAGCGAAATAAGAAAACCACTATTGATACAGAACCAGGCATTCAAGATATGGTCTCTGCAATGTATTATTTGCGTAACAATCTTACTACAGAGGAACTAAAGGCCGGTGATGAAGTCAATCTCACCATGTTTTTTGATGGAGAAAATTATCCATTTAAAATGCGTTTTTTGGAAAGAGAGACGATTCGTACGAAGTTTGGAAAGGTAAAGACATTAGTATTTAGACCACTCGTACAGTCTGGTCGGGTTTTTCAAGAAAAAGAAAGTCTTACGATATGGGTGAGTGACGACGATAATAAAATACCACTACGTATTAAGGCAGAATTATCTGTAGGTTCACTTAAAGCAGATCTAGATGCTTATAAAGGACTTAAGCATCCTTTTGAGATCGTGTTTGATTAA
- the hppD gene encoding 4-hydroxyphenylpyruvate dioxygenase: protein MSKDLKSVDYGLEKIFEGAQDFLPLLGTDYVEFYVGNAKQAAHFYKTAFGFQSYAYKGLETGSRDEVSYVLKQDKIRIVLTTPLNSKSPINDHIVKHGDGVKVVALWVEDARSAYEETTKRGAKSYCEPFVETDEHGETVRAGIYTYGETVHMFVERKNYNGVFLPGFRKWESDYNPEPTGLKYVDHMVGNVGWNQMNTWVKFYEEVMGFVNFLSFDDKQIHTEYSALMSKVMSNGNGRIKFPINEPAEAAKKSQIEEYLDFYEGAGVQHLALATDDIVKTVAQLKARGIEFLPPPPQTYYDDIPQRLGEHMKVMKEDIERLQELSILVDADEDGYLLQIFTKPLEDRPTLFFEIIQRMGAKGFGAGNFKALFESIEREQAQRGTL, encoded by the coding sequence ATGAGCAAAGACTTAAAATCTGTAGACTACGGATTAGAAAAAATATTTGAAGGAGCGCAAGATTTTCTTCCGCTTTTAGGGACAGACTACGTAGAGTTTTATGTGGGTAATGCAAAACAAGCAGCTCACTTTTATAAAACGGCATTTGGTTTTCAATCATATGCTTACAAAGGTCTTGAGACGGGATCCCGTGATGAGGTGAGTTATGTGCTTAAGCAAGATAAAATACGCATCGTACTAACGACGCCACTTAACAGTAAGTCGCCAATAAACGATCACATTGTAAAGCATGGTGATGGTGTAAAGGTGGTTGCTTTATGGGTAGAAGATGCAAGAAGTGCTTATGAAGAAACTACAAAACGTGGAGCAAAGTCATATTGCGAGCCATTTGTAGAAACAGATGAGCATGGAGAAACGGTACGCGCAGGAATCTATACGTATGGAGAAACGGTACACATGTTTGTAGAACGTAAAAACTATAATGGTGTATTCTTACCAGGTTTTAGAAAATGGGAGTCTGATTACAATCCAGAGCCTACAGGGTTAAAATATGTAGATCACATGGTAGGTAACGTTGGCTGGAACCAGATGAATACATGGGTGAAGTTTTATGAAGAAGTGATGGGGTTTGTAAACTTCTTGTCTTTTGATGATAAACAAATTCACACAGAATACTCGGCACTTATGAGTAAAGTGATGAGTAATGGGAACGGCCGTATTAAATTCCCGATAAACGAACCTGCAGAGGCAGCAAAGAAATCTCAGATAGAAGAATATCTCGATTTTTATGAAGGAGCTGGTGTACAGCACCTCGCACTTGCAACAGATGATATTGTCAAAACCGTAGCGCAGCTTAAGGCTCGTGGTATCGAGTTTCTACCACCACCACCACAAACGTATTATGATGATATCCCACAAAGACTGGGTGAGCACATGAAGGTGATGAAGGAGGATATAGAACGTTTACAAGAGCTTTCTATCCTTGTAGATGCAGATGAGGATGGATATTTACTTCAGATATTTACAAAACCATTAGAAGACAGACCAACCCTATTTTTTGAAATCATACAACGTATGGGAGCAAAAGGATTTGGAGCAGGAAACTTTAAGGCACTCTTTGAGTCTATAGAAAGAGAGCAAGCACAGAGAGGAACTTTATAA
- a CDS encoding CCC motif membrane protein, giving the protein MQNKLPADPSALILGIVGLVIGIAGCCCYGFTAIIPLGLSIAGLVMANKSMKLYRLNPEEFSESSRSNVSIARVLNIISIILNALFLLIVIGALAFLGVAGMTGAFDDFTNDAYNTDNNWEYEDDFNDDVFMEEEVDSISTDSIFLNEVFPERDSID; this is encoded by the coding sequence ATGCAAAATAAATTACCTGCAGATCCGTCTGCCTTAATATTAGGAATCGTTGGCCTCGTGATAGGTATTGCCGGTTGCTGCTGTTATGGATTTACAGCAATCATTCCATTAGGCTTAAGTATCGCAGGACTTGTGATGGCAAATAAGAGCATGAAACTCTATCGCTTAAATCCAGAAGAGTTTTCTGAATCAAGCAGGAGTAACGTTTCCATAGCACGAGTTCTCAATATCATTTCCATCATCTTAAATGCATTATTCTTACTTATCGTGATAGGAGCACTTGCATTTTTAGGAGTTGCGGGCATGACAGGAGCATTTGATGATTTTACAAATGACGCATACAATACAGATAACAACTGGGAGTACGAAGATGACTTTAATGATGATGTTTTTATGGAAGAAGAAGTAGATTCTATAAGTACAGATTCAATTTTCTTAAACGAGGTATTTCCAGAAAGAGATAGTATTGATTAA
- a CDS encoding homogentisate 1,2-dioxygenase, whose protein sequence is MPFYHKLGDIPHKRHTQFRKPDGSLYSEQLFGTIGFDGMSTNSYHVHRPTQVKEIRKQYSVKPEIAKENNMQSYRFRGFQIKPEKDYLESRKAVLTNSDCTIILAAPQERTQDYFYKNTDADELIFVHKGTGKLRTHLGNLDFKYGDYLLIPRGVIYKVDFDTDDNRLFIVESRRPIYTPKRYRNYFGQLLEHSPFCERDLRQPYELETNDEKGEFLIKVKKQDDIFEMVYASHPFDVVGYDGYNYPYAFSIHDFEPITGRIHQPPPVHQTFETDAFVICSFVPRKYDYHPLSIPAPYNHSNIDSDEVLYYVDGDFMSRTDVEAGHISLHPAGIPHGPHPGTAEKSIGKEGTEELAVMVDTFKPLMVCKDAMTIADESYYQSWLDH, encoded by the coding sequence ATGCCTTTTTATCATAAGTTGGGAGATATCCCTCATAAGCGTCACACTCAGTTTCGTAAACCAGATGGTTCATTATATTCCGAACAATTGTTTGGTACCATAGGTTTTGACGGGATGAGTACAAATAGCTATCACGTACACAGACCTACGCAAGTAAAGGAAATACGCAAGCAATACTCGGTAAAACCAGAAATTGCAAAGGAGAATAACATGCAATCGTATCGTTTTCGTGGTTTTCAAATAAAGCCAGAAAAAGATTATTTAGAAAGCAGGAAAGCCGTGCTTACTAATAGCGACTGTACTATCATACTTGCTGCTCCCCAAGAACGTACACAAGATTATTTTTATAAAAATACAGATGCAGATGAGCTTATTTTTGTTCATAAAGGCACTGGAAAATTGCGTACACACTTAGGAAATCTTGATTTTAAATATGGAGATTACTTACTCATTCCTAGAGGAGTTATCTACAAGGTAGATTTTGATACGGATGATAATAGACTCTTTATAGTAGAGTCGCGCAGACCTATTTATACTCCTAAGCGTTACCGTAATTATTTTGGACAGCTGCTAGAGCACTCTCCATTTTGTGAGCGCGACTTAAGACAGCCTTACGAGTTAGAAACTAACGATGAGAAAGGGGAGTTTTTAATCAAGGTGAAAAAGCAAGACGATATTTTTGAGATGGTATATGCTTCTCATCCATTTGATGTGGTAGGATATGACGGGTATAACTATCCATATGCTTTTTCAATTCACGATTTTGAGCCTATTACTGGTCGCATCCACCAGCCGCCTCCAGTGCATCAAACATTTGAAACAGATGCCTTTGTAATCTGTAGTTTTGTGCCTAGAAAGTATGATTATCACCCGCTCAGTATTCCAGCGCCATACAATCATAGTAATATAGATAGTGATGAGGTGTTGTACTATGTAGACGGTGATTTTATGAGCCGCACAGATGTAGAGGCGGGACATATTTCTTTACACCCAGCAGGGATTCCTCACGGTCCGCACCCAGGAACTGCAGAGAAGAGTATAGGAAAAGAGGGAACGGAAGAGCTTGCAGTGATGGTAGATACTTTTAAACCACTTATGGTTTGTAAAGATGCTATGACAATTGCAGACGAGAGTTATTATCAAAGCTGGCTAGACCACTAA
- a CDS encoding NAD(P)/FAD-dependent oxidoreductase: MAKNVIIIGGGIIGLSCAYFLQKSGHHVTVIDQSKMDGGASYVNAGYMSPSHLVPLAAPGVMRQGIKWMFNKKSPLYIKPRLEADFLKWSLAFNRSCTQKHVNSAVPVMKEIAVQGRDLYHQIKQEEGFSFHLEKKGLLMLCQTEATLHHEDELVQIAIKEGLSAKTISALDVKKMMPDATLDVVGASYFECDYHSTPGEFMKEMKAHLLSKGVVIRQEEKVIDLEVNNGKIISVKTDKEVLKADEVVMAAGSWTSTLSRKLNINLLLQAGKGYRVQTTKETGITYPSILAEAKVAITPMNGFTRFAGTMEIAGINHTINKARVDAIADGVNKYFPEIHITAEEKAVAACGLRPVSADGMPYIGKSSKCKNLTIATGHAMMGWTLGPSTGKLVQEIVDEVTPCMDMAMFHPDRTF; the protein is encoded by the coding sequence ATGGCAAAAAATGTTATCATCATAGGTGGAGGGATTATAGGGTTAAGTTGTGCCTATTTTCTACAGAAGTCTGGGCATCATGTTACGGTAATAGACCAATCTAAAATGGATGGCGGCGCGAGTTATGTAAATGCTGGATATATGTCGCCTAGTCACCTTGTGCCGCTAGCAGCTCCCGGTGTCATGAGGCAAGGAATAAAGTGGATGTTTAATAAAAAGAGTCCGCTGTATATTAAGCCGCGTCTTGAAGCAGATTTTTTAAAATGGTCGCTAGCTTTTAACAGGTCGTGTACTCAGAAACATGTAAATAGCGCTGTGCCCGTAATGAAAGAAATTGCGGTACAGGGTCGTGATTTATATCATCAGATCAAACAAGAAGAAGGATTTTCTTTTCACTTAGAAAAAAAAGGTTTGCTTATGCTCTGCCAAACAGAAGCAACACTTCATCACGAGGACGAACTTGTGCAAATTGCAATAAAAGAAGGGCTAAGTGCAAAAACTATTTCTGCGCTAGATGTTAAGAAGATGATGCCAGATGCCACCCTTGATGTAGTGGGCGCCTCGTATTTTGAGTGTGATTATCACAGTACTCCTGGCGAATTTATGAAAGAAATGAAAGCGCATCTTTTATCTAAAGGCGTTGTCATTCGACAAGAGGAGAAGGTGATTGATTTAGAAGTCAATAATGGTAAAATTATCAGTGTAAAGACAGATAAAGAAGTTCTTAAAGCAGATGAGGTTGTGATGGCAGCAGGAAGTTGGACAAGTACGCTTTCGCGAAAGCTAAACATTAACCTACTACTTCAGGCTGGAAAAGGATATCGTGTCCAAACCACCAAAGAAACAGGAATTACCTATCCATCTATACTTGCAGAAGCAAAAGTGGCAATAACTCCAATGAATGGATTTACACGTTTTGCAGGAACGATGGAAATTGCTGGAATCAATCACACAATTAATAAGGCTCGAGTAGACGCTATTGCAGATGGTGTCAATAAGTATTTTCCAGAAATACATATTACAGCAGAAGAAAAAGCTGTTGCTGCCTGTGGCTTGCGACCAGTATCTGCAGATGGAATGCCATATATAGGTAAAAGCTCAAAATGTAAAAACCTCACTATCGCTACGGGTCATGCGATGATGGGATGGACGTTAGGACCTAGCACAGGGAAGTTAGTTCAAGAAATTGTAGATGAGGTAACACCTTGTATGGATATGGCTATGTTTCATCCAGATAGAACTTTCTAA
- a CDS encoding 4-hydroxyproline epimerase, with the protein MKHTFTCIDAHTCGNPVRLVAHGGPDLKGATMSEKRQHFLREYDWIRKGLMFEPRGHDMMSGSILFPPHDPENDFSILFIETSGCLPMCGHGTIGTITIAIEEGIITPKVPGIIKMEAPAGLVEIEYQQTGNKVDWVRLTNVASFLAAENLTVDCPGLGEISFDVAYGGNYYAIVDPQENFLGVHDFTAGQIIQMSQVVRERINEQYPNQFIHPENETIRDVTHMLWTGNPIDVTSDGRNAVFYGDKAIDRSPCGTGTSARLAQLYAKGKLKVGEPFVHESFIGSKFIGRVTKETWIGDQKAIVPSIQGWARIYGHNTITIDEEDPYALGFSVI; encoded by the coding sequence ATGAAACACACTTTTACTTGCATAGATGCACACACCTGCGGAAATCCTGTAAGACTTGTTGCTCATGGCGGGCCAGATCTTAAAGGAGCAACGATGAGCGAGAAGCGACAGCACTTTCTCAGAGAGTATGACTGGATACGCAAAGGATTGATGTTTGAACCACGCGGTCATGACATGATGAGCGGGAGTATCTTATTCCCTCCGCATGATCCCGAAAATGATTTCTCTATTCTTTTTATAGAGACTTCAGGATGTCTGCCTATGTGTGGTCACGGAACTATCGGGACGATAACAATTGCAATAGAAGAAGGGATCATCACACCTAAAGTACCTGGCATTATTAAAATGGAAGCCCCAGCAGGATTAGTTGAAATTGAATACCAACAAACGGGTAATAAAGTAGACTGGGTGCGTCTCACAAACGTAGCCTCTTTTCTGGCTGCCGAAAATTTAACCGTTGATTGCCCAGGTCTAGGCGAGATTTCGTTTGACGTTGCTTATGGTGGCAATTATTACGCAATTGTAGATCCGCAAGAGAATTTTCTTGGCGTACACGATTTTACGGCTGGTCAGATTATACAAATGAGCCAAGTAGTGCGTGAGCGTATTAATGAGCAATATCCTAATCAGTTTATCCATCCAGAAAATGAGACCATAAGGGATGTCACTCATATGTTATGGACGGGTAACCCTATAGATGTAACATCAGATGGGCGCAATGCTGTTTTTTATGGAGATAAAGCAATTGATCGCAGCCCTTGTGGTACGGGAACTTCGGCTCGTCTCGCACAATTATATGCAAAAGGGAAATTAAAAGTAGGAGAACCTTTTGTACACGAAAGTTTTATAGGTTCAAAATTTATAGGTCGTGTAACAAAAGAAACATGGATAGGTGATCAAAAAGCCATTGTACCTAGCATACAAGGATGGGCAAGAATATATGGACATAATACCATTACCATAGACGAGGAAGATCCCTATGCTTTAGGGTTTTCTGTAATATAG